ATAGGAAATTCTGGACTGTTCTTTCATGGTTTTGGCTTACgtgtattataattttattggtGGTTAGTGTAATTAGTTGGTTATTAATAGAAATTCAGCTGTTCTTCAGCTTGATGTTATTGTTTTGTTGTGAGCCCTTAATTTTGGAAACGAAATGTTGATAGAGTAGCTGAAAACTTATGCAGTAGTTTTCAATCTTCTCGAGATATATCTATTATTATCTTTGTTATCATGTGTTAATTTGATCATTACCGTTTGTTACTCATACATATAGAAATCAATATGTGTTTGGATTGgttgatttgaaaattttagtcTCAGTGCAATAGTTTCACAAACTAAGTGATGCAAGAATGCTAGGTTTTAGCTGATCAGTTACAAAATTGTTGGATGATATGATGCAATATTGATAAGCAAGAAAGCTAATTTCTTCAAATGCTCAATGCAGTTAGTAATGCTATTGTGGAGTTATTTTTCTGTTGTTTTTACGGATCCTGGTAGTGTGCCTTCAAGTTGGAGGCCGACAATGGATGAAGAAAGGGGAGACTCCGATCCTTTAACCacatcagaatttcaatccgactccAAGAGTAGAGGAATCCGTTATTGTAGAAAGTGCAATCAGTTGAAACCACCAAGATGCCATCACTGCTCTGTTTGTGAGTTTTTTTATGTAGTTCCTTGTGTCTATTGCATTTTTTACGTTCTGTTTCCTCGATTAATGAGTTGTTGATATTTCTATTTAGGCGGGAGATGCGTCCTAAAAATGGACCATCATTGTGTATGGGTTGTCAATTGTGTTGGGGCATTGAACTACAAGTATTTCCTTCTCTTCCTGGTATGATCAAATAACTTTGAAAGAGCTAAATTGGTTGGTTTTCATTGGTCTTGATGATTATGTGTGATAACTAACAGATTCTGTATCTATTTGTTTAAAATAGTCTTTTCTGGGTAATGGAGTTTTCTTGTGTATGTTGATCAGTTTGGAACATGGTGTTGAATCTGTTGATTTTTATCATCTTATGTGTAGCATCGGCAGCAGTTATGTGTAACCTATCCTCATTGATCTTCTCCGTttcttttaaaatgaatatgctCTCAGCTTTTAAAAATAGTTCTATGGTTTTATATTTATACTTATATTGACCAGTACTGTAAATTACATCAATGACCGATGATTCTCTTGTGATGCAGTTGTACACATTCCTCGAAACTAGTCTCGTTACATTATCGTTATTACCTCATTTTATTGCATTCTTCAGCGATGGAGATATTCCTGGGACTCCAGGAACTCTTGCCACAACTTTTCTTGCCTTTGGTAAGACCACATTTCCATTTCTTTCCCATTCAATGCTTAAGGAGCAATAAATTTGGTTCTGTACGACGGGGTTGAAGCAGTGCCAGCTCCCCTTCCAATGCTTCGCTGTATTCTGCTGATATTTTCTCCTTTTCACATTTGTAGTATTAAATTTGGCATTTGCGTTGAGTGTATTGGGATTTCTGATCATGCACATATCAATGGTGGCTGCCAATACCACGACCATTGAGGTACAATAGTTCATCTGTTTTCACAATTTGACTTTGATGATTAGTGATGCCTTTATTCTTctgattcaaaattttattggtaCACATTGAATATGTGTTCAAATATCAAAACGTCGTATATATTCTTGGGTTCCATAGCATGCTTTTAGTTCTTCCAACAAATAGAGAGATGAAGATAGGAGTAAATGGTCTACTGAAGTGATCCTTTCTGAGATTCTTGTTTTATGTCGAAAATAGCTGATGCATTTTACTGGCTTATCTTAGGCATATGAGAAGAAGGCCACTCCGAAATGGCGCTATGATCTTGGACGGAAAAGAAACTTTGAACAGGTTGGGCATGTTTGGATTTTAACAATCATAAGAGTGCTTTCAATGTCAGCCATAATTTAGAGCTCTCTCAATAACCACATTGTTTGAAATCTATACGAGCTGTTTATCTGTAGCAACTGTTTTTCTTTCTCAAGGAAATTATTTGGCTTTCGCCACATTTTATTTTGTGCTCTTGTTCATACATCTTTTTTAAGTAACCCCGTTATGTAAATAGGTATTTGGGACGGACAAGAGATATTGGTTTATCCCAAGTTACTCTGAAGAAGATTTGCGGCGGATGCCTGCTCTCCAGGGTCTTGAATACCCTTCGAAACCAGACATGTCTCCACAAGAATTCTGATAATGATCACGCAATCATACATCCATCTAAGTTTACAGCAATGCAACTAATCCAGGACTGGGACAACCAGTAAGCTTACTCTCGGCCGAAAGTACATTAAGAGACGGAACAAACATGAAGAAAATTCGGCAGATGAGAGATGATTTGATTATGTTGGTGAAGATGTTTAGATTTTGCTATCACGGCAAGAAACCTGGCACTGTAAGATTCAAAACGTGCCAGCTCGTTGGCGGCTTTGGATGTTATGTAAAGGTACAGATTCATTTTAGCATCTCACAGAAACTTTATGGTGGTATATTGTTGGGATCTTGTACTCTTAGCCTcttatgtaattttgtttgttAATTTTCTCTGCTTTGAACAAATATCATATGACAACATTGAAATTCAACCTAAAAGCTAAAACTTGACATTT
This genomic interval from Primulina huaijiensis isolate GDHJ02 chromosome 14, ASM1229523v2, whole genome shotgun sequence contains the following:
- the LOC140957680 gene encoding probable protein S-acyltransferase 14, whose protein sequence is MAWNVFKFCTALRGLGSIMILLVLAVVGVSYYAVVITNYGPALAAGGLDTLQALAVLILFHCLLVMLLWSYFSVVFTDPGSVPSSWRPTMDEERGDSDPLTTSEFQSDSKSRGIRYCRKCNQLKPPRCHHCSVCGRCVLKMDHHCVWVVNCVGALNYKYFLLFLLYTFLETSLVTLSLLPHFIAFFSDGDIPGTPGTLATTFLAFVLNLAFALSVLGFLIMHISMVAANTTTIEAYEKKATPKWRYDLGRKRNFEQVFGTDKRYWFIPSYSEEDLRRMPALQGLEYPSKPDMSPQEF